The DNA sequence TGGCCACCTTCTCGTCCATTTCCCGGGGCACGCCCAGGACGCCCCTGCCCAGCTCCGGTCCCCGCTCCTGCACATGGCGGAGGGCCAGGGCCTGCAGTCCGAAGGAGAGATCCATGATCTCGGCCGGGTGGCCGTCCGCCGCGGCCAGGTTCACCAGCCTGCCCTCGGCCAGCAGGTGCAGGCGACGCCCATCGGCCAGCCGATACTCCTCCACCCCGGGACGTACCACCCGCCTGGACACAGCCAGGCGGTCCAGGTCGGGCTTGGAGATCTCCACGTCGAAGTGACCCGCGTTGGCCAGGATGGCCCCGTCCTTCATGACCTGGAAGTGCTCTCCGCGGATGACGTCCCTGTTGCCGGTCACCGTGACGAAAAAGTCGCCCACCCGGGCGGCCTCCCCGAGGGGCATGACCCCGAACCCGTCCATGATGGCCTCGATGGCGCTGATGGGATCCACTTCGCACACGATCACCCTGGCCCCCAGGCCGCGGCCCCGCATGGCCACCCCTTTGCCGCACCAGCCGTACCCGACCACCACCACCGTCTTGCCGGCCACCACCAGGTTGGTGGCCCGCATGATGCCGTCCCAGGTGGCCTGGCCGGTGCCGTAACGGTTGTCAAACAGGTGCTTGCAGTAAGCGTCGTTCACCGCCACCACCGGGATCTCCAGGACCCCCCGGGCCTCCATGGCCCGCAACCGGTGGATACCCGTGGTGGTCTCTTCGCACGCCCCCTTCACCTTCTTCAGAAGCTCCCGCCGCTCGGTGTGAATCAGGGTCACCAGATCGGCCCCGTCATCGATGATCAGGTCCGGTTCCGTGTCCAGCACCCGGTGCAGGAAGGCACGATACTCATCCCGGGCAGCATCCCGCCAGGCGTACACCAGCACCCCCGACTCGGCCAGGGCGGCGGCCACGTCGTCCTGGGTGGAGAGGGGATTGCTCCCCGCCACCGCCACCTGCGCTCCCCCGTCCCGGATCACCTGGGCCAGGTAAGCCGTCTTTGCCTCCAGGTGCAGGCATATGGCCACCCTCCGGCCGGCGAAGGGCAACTCCTTCGTGAACTCCTTCTTGATCTCGCCCAGCACCGGCATGTGCTGGCTGACCCAGTCGATCTTCAGCTTCCCCCCGGGAGCCAGAGAGGGATCTCTCACCACGCTGCTTCCCACGACCTGCCTTCCCCCCTCACCAACTGCACCCGGCTACCTGATCAGGCCGGGAATCTCCAGCCAGCCGCGCAGCTTGAAGAAAACCGTCACCGCGAGCAGGACCACCGCACAGAGCAGGACCGCGTAATCCAGGGCACGAAAGCCGATCTCCAGGTAGTACGTCCTCTCCTTTTGGGCGCCGAACCCCTTGGACTCCAGGGCCATGGCCAGCTGGTTGGTGCCCCGGATGGCGCACACGAACACGGGTATCAGCATGGGAAACTGCTTTCTCACCCGGACCAGAAACCCCCCCGAGGAGATGTCCAGGCCCCTCGATTTCTGCGCCTGTATCACCGTCACGCTGGCCCCGACGAAGGTGGGGACCAGCCTGAGGGCGGTGGAAAAGGCAAAACTGACGGGAAAGGGGGTCCCCAGCCTGATAAGTCCCGTGGTTATCTCCTCGTTGCGGGTGGTGGAGAGGAAAACCATCCCCGCTATCACCATGGTGTCCAGCTTCACGCCCGTGGCCAGCCCGTAGAGAAGCGCTTCCAGCTCGATGGGCCCCAGGAGGCGCGTAGGGCCTCCCGCCCAGAAAGACCAGATGAGGGTGGAGAGGACGCCGATGGTAACCAGCATCACCCAGATGCGCCTCAGGTTCGCCAGCACCCGGGCCGCCTGTCCCGCGGTCAGCACCACCGCCAGCAGCCCCAGCAGGGGCACGGGATGGTTCATCAGGACGGCCATGGCAAAGACCATGAGCAGGACGCACAGCTTGGAGCGCGGGTCCAGGCGGTGGACGGCGGTATCGCGGTCAAGGTACAGGTAGACGTCCACCGTCGTCGCCCCCCTTCACCAGACAGGCCCTCGCCTCCGCCACCGTGAGCAGGGGGTGACCGAGGCGGTTGCCCAGCCTCACGATCTGGGGTGGACGCAGGAAGGCCCGCGTCAGCTCCTCCTCGTGGGAGAACACTTCCCGGGTGGGACCGGCGAACATGACCCTCCCGTCCTTCATCACCACCACCCGGTGGGCGTACTCGGCCACCACCCACATGGTGTGGGTGACCGCGACGATGGTGTGGCCGTCCTGGTTGAGTTTCCTGATCAGTTCCATCATGCCCCGCTGTTCGCGGTAGTCCAGCCCGGTGGTGGGCTCGTCCAGGATGATGACCCGGGGCCTGGTGGCCAGCACCGATGCCACCGCCACCCGCTGCCTTTCCCCCTTGGTGAGGGTGAAGGGGTCGGCCCCTTCGCGGCCGGCCAGGCCCACCGCCGCCAGCGCCTCTTCCACCCGCTGCCTGACCTCCTGGGGCCACACGCCGAAGTTCCTGGGGCCGAAGGCCACCTCGTCGAAAACCGTATCGGCGAATATCTGGTGGTCGGGGTTCTGGAACACATAGCCCACCAGCCTGCTCAGTTCCAGCACTCCCGCGCGGGCCGTGTCCCTTCCCCCCACCACCACCCGCCCCTCAGTGGGGAGCAGCAGACCGTTGAAGTGCTTCACCAGGGTGGTCTTGCCGCTACCGTTCTGACCCACCACCGCCAGGAACTCGCCCTCCCGCACGGTCAGATCGATGCCGTCCAGGGCCGTCACCCCGTTGGGATAACGGTGGTGGAGCCCGCGAACCTCGATAATGGGCTCGTCCCGGGCCGGACCGCCTTTCCCCTCCAGAAGGCGGCCGTAAGCCTGCTCGTCGACGCGCCAGCCCCGCACCCCCATGAAATCCAGGGCTTCATCGACTGTGAAGGGAACCTGCTCCTCCCCCAGGTCGCGGAAAAGCCGCACCACGTGCAGCGGCTGGATCCCCGCCTCCTCCAGAGCATCCGCATCGGCCAGCACTTCCCGGGGGGACCCCTGCCTGCTGATGCGACCCCCCTGCATGACCAGCAGTCGGTCGGCGGCCAGGGCCTCTTCGGTCTCGTGCTCGACGATGACCATGGTGACGTCCCGGGCGGCCCGCAGGCGGGCGGCGGCATCGAACACCTCGTGCTTTCCGATGGGGTCCAGGTCTGTGGTGGGTTCGTCCATGCAGACCACCCACGGGGCCAGGGAGAGCACCGAGGCAATGGCCAGGCGCTGCTTCTGGCCGCCCGACAGCGTCATGGGTTGACGGCGTTCCATCCCGCTCAGGCGCACCGTGGCCAGGGCTTCCCGGACGCGGGCGGCGATTTCTTTCCGGGGAAGGCCGAAGTTCTCCGGGCCGAACGCCACCTCGAGCTCCACGTTCGTCGAGAACAGCTGGGTCTCGAAGTCCTGGAAAACCAGCCCCACGTCCCGCGCCAGCTGGCTCACCTTCGCCTGCCGGGTATCTTTGCCCAGCACGGTGACCCGGCCTTCCAGCTTGCCCCGCAGGAAGTGGGGGATGAGCCCGTTCATCGTGCAGCACAGGGTGGACTTACCCGCCCCACTGGGCCCCATGACCACGACGAACTCGCCCTCTCCCAGCTCCAGGTCGATGCCGTCCAGGGCGCAGGCGGCCTGGTCCTTGTAGCTGAAACGCACTCCCTCCATCGTCACCGCGGAACTCAACCGCGTCACCCCTCGCTCGGCCGTATACGCCGGGTTTTTCGCGGGTGGGAGGACTCCATCCTGCCGGAGCCTCCCCACGGCTAGAGTGTCCCGCACGAGTACCTAGACAAGCAGGTCCACGAAGCGGAAGGCCACCGTATCCACCAGGCCCCGGTTGGTGATGCGCAGTTCGGGCAGGACGGGCAGGGCGAGCAGGGACATGGTCATGAAGGGAGACGCCAGCTGACACCCCAGGTCGCGCCACGCCTGCCCCAGCTCGGCCACGGCCGCCGCCACCTCGCGGGCGGGCCGGTCGGACATGAGCCCGGCGATGGGCAACTCCACCCGGGCGAGCACGGTCCCGCCCGCCACCGCCACCATCCCTCCCCCGCACTCCAGTAAAGCGTTGCCGGCGGCCGCCATGTCGGCGTCGTCCACCCCCACGACCAGGAGGTTGTGGCTGTCGTGGGCCACGGTGGACGCCACCGCACCCCGGCGCAGGCCGAAGCCCTGCACGAAACCCAGACTCATGCCCCCGTTTCGCCCGTGCCGCTCCGCCACCGCCACCTTGGCGATATCTCTGTCCGGGTGGGCCTGTAGCTTCCCGCCCCGCCCGGGCAGGGAGACGATCAGGTGGCGGGTGAGGACCTTGGCCTCCAGCACCTCAATGACCCGTACCCTGACTTCCCCTTCGGGCATATCCCCCGCCCCCGGGAGCCCTGCCACGGCGAAATCCACGGGGGCAAGCGGTCGGGGTAACCGGACCGTATGGCGCACCAGGTCAGGATAAGCGGGGTCGCGCGGAGGCGAAAGGAGTCTCCCTTCGTGCGCCACCACCCGGCCGTCCACCATGACCTGGTGCACGTTCACGCCCGCCAGGTCGGTGAGGAACAGGATGTCCGCCCGCCTGCCGGGAGCGATGCTCCCCAGCTCTCCATCCACGCCGAAATATTCGGCCGGGTTGATGGTGGCCATCTGAATGGCGGTGACGGGGCGAAGCCCCTCGAAAATGGCTCTCCTCACCACCCGGTCCATGTGCCCCTCGGTGACCAGGGTGTGGGGATGGCAGTCGTCGGTGACCAGCACCGCCCGCCGGGCATCCACACCCGCTTCCGTGATGGCCTTCACCGTCTGCTTCACGTCCCGCCACGCCGAGCCCTCCCGGAGCATGGCCCACATCCCCAGCCGCAGGCGGGCCAGCACGTCCCCGGCGGTGGTGGATTCATGGTCTGACGAGACTCCGCTGGCCGCATATGCCACCAGCCCGCGCCCCAGGTCGGGGTGGGCATAGTGGCCGGTGGCGGGCTTGCCGAGGCGCAGGGCGGCCCGGATCTCCTCGTGCATCCTCTCGTCGCCGTCCAGCACGCCGGGGAAATCCATCACCTCACCCAGTCCGGCCGCCCCGGGCCAGGTGAGGGCCTCGGCGACCTGGGCCGGGTCGAGAGTGGCGCCCCCGTCCTCCAGATGGGGGGCGGCCGGCACGCAGGAAGGCACAGTGGCAAAGACCTTCAGGGGGAGATCCCGCCCCTCCTGCAGGAGCAGGCGTACGCCCTCCAGGCCCAGCACGTTGGCGATCTCGTGGGGATCCATGAAGATGGCCGTGGTGCCCCGGGGCAGCACGGCCTGGCAGAACTGAGTGAGGGAAAGCATGCTGCTTTCCACGTGCACGTGACCGTCGATGAATCCCGGGACCAGGTAGCAGCCGCCGGCGTCGATAAGTTCGGTTCGGGGGCCGACGGTATGGCGAGCATCCTCACCCACGAAGGCGATGCGTCCCGCGGCCACGGCCACGTCCTGCCTCAGCACCTCGCCCGTGAACACGTTCACCACCCGGCCCCCGCGGATAACGGTATCAGCGGGTACCGCTCCGGTGGCGACCCTGACCAGGGCCACGGACAGGTCAGCCAGGGTCTGCAGGGGCACCACCTCCACTACTTGGGCACGGTTCCCTCCACGCCTTCCACCAACCACTCCATGCTGAGCATTTCCTCGTCGGTCATCTTCTGACCGGCAGCCACCTTCACCTTACCGGATTGGTCCTTGATAGGCCCCCAGAAGACGTCCCACTTCCCGGAGAGGATCTCCTGCTTCTTCGCTTCGACCAGGTCCTTCACCTCGTCCGGAACCATGGGGCCGAAGGCCGCCAGATCGACCACACCGTCGGACATGGGGCCCCAATATGCTTCCGGCTTCCAGGTGCCGTCCATAACCGACCGGACCACCTTGACGTAGTACGGCCCCCAGTTCCACACCGGCGCGGTGAGAAACGCCTTGGGACTGAACTTGCTCATGTCTGAGTTGTAACCGATGGCGTACTTGCCTGCCTCCTCGGCCGCCTGCAGGGGGGCGGCGCTGTCAGTCTCCTGGGCCAGCACGTCGGCACCCACGGCGAGCAGGCTCTTGGCCGCCTCCTTCTCCTTCGCGGGGTCGTACCAGGCGTTGCACCATACCACCTTGACTTTGGCCTTCGGGTTGACGGATCGCACCCCCAGAGTGAAAGCGTCAATGTGGCGTACCACCTCGGGAATGGGATATGCCCCCACATAGCCCAGCAGGTTCGTCCTGGTCATCTTCCCGCACACCATGCCG is a window from the Bacillota bacterium genome containing:
- the ade gene encoding adenine deaminase; protein product: MVPLQTLADLSVALVRVATGAVPADTVIRGGRVVNVFTGEVLRQDVAVAAGRIAFVGEDARHTVGPRTELIDAGGCYLVPGFIDGHVHVESSMLSLTQFCQAVLPRGTTAIFMDPHEIANVLGLEGVRLLLQEGRDLPLKVFATVPSCVPAAPHLEDGGATLDPAQVAEALTWPGAAGLGEVMDFPGVLDGDERMHEEIRAALRLGKPATGHYAHPDLGRGLVAYAASGVSSDHESTTAGDVLARLRLGMWAMLREGSAWRDVKQTVKAITEAGVDARRAVLVTDDCHPHTLVTEGHMDRVVRRAIFEGLRPVTAIQMATINPAEYFGVDGELGSIAPGRRADILFLTDLAGVNVHQVMVDGRVVAHEGRLLSPPRDPAYPDLVRHTVRLPRPLAPVDFAVAGLPGAGDMPEGEVRVRVIEVLEAKVLTRHLIVSLPGRGGKLQAHPDRDIAKVAVAERHGRNGGMSLGFVQGFGLRRGAVASTVAHDSHNLLVVGVDDADMAAAGNALLECGGGMVAVAGGTVLARVELPIAGLMSDRPAREVAAAVAELGQAWRDLGCQLASPFMTMSLLALPVLPELRITNRGLVDTVAFRFVDLLV
- a CDS encoding BMP family ABC transporter substrate-binding protein: MALAVSACGKPATPEKPAQPAEPAQEFKVGFVYVGPVGDAGWTYAHDLGRLYLEKQVPGVKTVYVEQVPEGADCERVLTQLAEDGCRVIFATSFGYMDGVINVAQKYPKVVFMHCSGYKLADNAGNYFGRMYQPFYLAGMVCGKMTRTNLLGYVGAYPIPEVVRHIDAFTLGVRSVNPKAKVKVVWCNAWYDPAKEKEAAKSLLAVGADVLAQETDSAAPLQAAEEAGKYAIGYNSDMSKFSPKAFLTAPVWNWGPYYVKVVRSVMDGTWKPEAYWGPMSDGVVDLAAFGPMVPDEVKDLVEAKKQEILSGKWDVFWGPIKDQSGKVKVAAGQKMTDEEMLSMEWLVEGVEGTVPK
- a CDS encoding energy-coupling factor transporter ATPase, whose amino-acid sequence is MEGVRFSYKDQAACALDGIDLELGEGEFVVVMGPSGAGKSTLCCTMNGLIPHFLRGKLEGRVTVLGKDTRQAKVSQLARDVGLVFQDFETQLFSTNVELEVAFGPENFGLPRKEIAARVREALATVRLSGMERRQPMTLSGGQKQRLAIASVLSLAPWVVCMDEPTTDLDPIGKHEVFDAAARLRAARDVTMVIVEHETEEALAADRLLVMQGGRISRQGSPREVLADADALEEAGIQPLHVVRLFRDLGEEQVPFTVDEALDFMGVRGWRVDEQAYGRLLEGKGGPARDEPIIEVRGLHHRYPNGVTALDGIDLTVREGEFLAVVGQNGSGKTTLVKHFNGLLLPTEGRVVVGGRDTARAGVLELSRLVGYVFQNPDHQIFADTVFDEVAFGPRNFGVWPQEVRQRVEEALAAVGLAGREGADPFTLTKGERQRVAVASVLATRPRVIILDEPTTGLDYREQRGMMELIRKLNQDGHTIVAVTHTMWVVAEYAHRVVVMKDGRVMFAGPTREVFSHEEELTRAFLRPPQIVRLGNRLGHPLLTVAEARACLVKGGDDGGRLPVP
- a CDS encoding energy-coupling factor transporter transmembrane component T, translating into MDVYLYLDRDTAVHRLDPRSKLCVLLMVFAMAVLMNHPVPLLGLLAVVLTAGQAARVLANLRRIWVMLVTIGVLSTLIWSFWAGGPTRLLGPIELEALLYGLATGVKLDTMVIAGMVFLSTTRNEEITTGLIRLGTPFPVSFAFSTALRLVPTFVGASVTVIQAQKSRGLDISSGGFLVRVRKQFPMLIPVFVCAIRGTNQLAMALESKGFGAQKERTYYLEIGFRALDYAVLLCAVVLLAVTVFFKLRGWLEIPGLIR
- a CDS encoding adenosylhomocysteinase, producing MGSSVVRDPSLAPGGKLKIDWVSQHMPVLGEIKKEFTKELPFAGRRVAICLHLEAKTAYLAQVIRDGGAQVAVAGSNPLSTQDDVAAALAESGVLVYAWRDAARDEYRAFLHRVLDTEPDLIIDDGADLVTLIHTERRELLKKVKGACEETTTGIHRLRAMEARGVLEIPVVAVNDAYCKHLFDNRYGTGQATWDGIMRATNLVVAGKTVVVVGYGWCGKGVAMRGRGLGARVIVCEVDPISAIEAIMDGFGVMPLGEAARVGDFFVTVTGNRDVIRGEHFQVMKDGAILANAGHFDVEISKPDLDRLAVSRRVVRPGVEEYRLADGRRLHLLAEGRLVNLAAADGHPAEIMDLSFGLQALALRHVQERGPELGRGVLGVPREMDEKVARLWLAGWGVSIDGLTGEQAEYLRSWRL